Proteins encoded in a region of the Zea mays cultivar B73 chromosome 4, Zm-B73-REFERENCE-NAM-5.0, whole genome shotgun sequence genome:
- the LOC103653169 gene encoding 1-phosphatidylinositol-3-phosphate 5-kinase FAB1A isoform X2, with translation MCSDMSGQRHHHATRENAPEDNGYHRTPHGADHLEQSQAADTDNKHINHLSTDDNVPSSASGHKHGAISRHPSTSSVDDRSIKSGDDSDGAESTSGRSSNTEISFMNNDTIWIPPQAADKEDEAQSFATSIAYDDDDDDYSDGIKWGQSSFPSPGKQHDADTSNHREEREKAMLEAMNGQLKVLVSRFLASAGIPSSNEEGSDSWLDIVTSLSWEAALLIKPDGSMGKEMDPGSYIKVKCVASGTRRQSEVIKGLVFKKNTAHKHMPTNCHNPRLLLLKGVLGHSDIGLSSFSSMDQEKDLLERAIGKMMEICSPNVVLVEKTVSRNIQELLLKEGVTLILDMKLNRLQRIARCTGSPIISFSEVLDKPKLKQCDYFHIEKFIEEHNNASEGGKMPSKTLMFLEGFPRPLGCTILLKGANSEELKKVKQVMHFTVFAAYHLILETSFFEDQRVFLNDKSTPKEISVTATEGASPTAYDVAALSGAIPSFPSHGDPPALRLFHATSNSYADVNKPLTYPENGDAFSSVSSSSANDLEQGTSIRPNNAERLTSLVQGPLRKLFTDMLRHQNIYLPVTSLQEANDISKEVRAESSQETVINGFHRPEIEESVVSIENGDSINDAQKQEIAQAIMPRGSSANDKDAESSVMGDNGAHSTSIIIKEKYVDDDQADDALDSHSILILMSSQCPEKQVICEQSHLTRIKYYGSFDVSLGRYLQDILQNQKLSCSSCGEPPESHMYSYTHRNGNLTVLVKHLVPQHHLPGESEGKVWMWTRCSRCDHEHGVSKPTPRVLISAEARNLSFGKFLELSFSSHSAARRLSICGHLVNRDCLRFFGLGSKVAMFRYSSVEIYTTCKPQPTLQFVNPIRQDWFEGQRRNVHAKGMALFSGVARFLQNLKNEHPDAITLAIHCGLAFPVKDFTELEELLIKEKAQFESSVDKATDQNGVPTSSVHELLNINWYYQDLLLELYIWDRRLHQLFYCKSVKLESVSNYKNLADTVDGICGDKFGVDKKIDEFTYDETTAALGVASTTEPASNKLDHQSGDAAASLLDESQEAGHSEIPCNGGSKAEKSSIAHGQIKVDGTTKTGNDPCFEISNDKKVQVNLTVADPISMEQERCSTLQQFKYPYWDDRERWIWNSISESQLAYRNDIQIGYLEKFELINNYLPHYLPPLFEQHDDADSPHFAVGPGGNILCIMEDEISSIIARALAISDERRHLIDLKFENGMDYSKGEHAKAMEKSYSFLSENSFTSSPWSSTDSEASLSSLSSFSSFSSDDFSGYDSSSLLSSMHPEMTVNGKITLKGKYSVTVVYDNQFFALRKKCCPSELAYITSLSRCKKWNAQGGKSKAYFAKTTDDRFIIKQIKKTEFDSFIKFAPDYFRHVYHSLDTGSQTCLAKILGIYQVKQIRHGKEVKIDLMVMENLLFGHNISRIYDLKGVTFSRRVTDSNDHDTVYLDQNYVEDMGFSPIYIGGRTKHLLQRAIWNDTSFLTSVNVMDYSLLVGVDKEKHELVFGIIDYLRQYTWDKQLETWVKTSLVVPKNVSPTVISPKEYKKRFRKFMAKYFLSVPDTWSSDNSSNPCKSFGQSNHKLAEVHNGDSLLQHPNEAEGCV, from the exons ATGTGCTCCGACATGTCGGGTCAGCGCCACCACCACGCAACCAG GGAGAATGCACCGGAAGATAATGGTTACCATCGCACTCCCCATGGTGCGGATCATCTCGAGCAGAGCCAGGCTGCAGATACAGATAATAAGCATATAAATCATCTGTCCACAGATGACAATGTTCCCTCCAGTGCTTCAGGCCACAAACATGGTGCTATCAGCCGCCATCCATCTACATCTTCTGTTGATGATCGCTCCATCAAGTCCGGTGATGATTCTGATGGGGCCGAGAGTACCAGTGGCAGAAGCAGTAATACAGAGATCTCATTTATGAATAATGATACCATCTGGATACCACCTCAAGCGGCAGATAAGGAGGATGAGGCCCAGAGTTTTGCTACGAGCATTGcttatgacgacgacgatgacgattatAGTGATGGTATAAAGTGGGGCCAGTCAAGTTTCCCATCCCCTGGTAAGCAGCATGACGCCGACACTAGCAATCATAGGGAGGAACGAGAAAAGGCAATGCTAGAAGCTATGAATGGCCAGCTGAAGGTACTTGTCAGTCGGTTTCTCGCATCTGCTGGCATTCCATCTTCCAACGAAGAGGGTAGCGATAGCTGGCTTGATATTGTCACCTCCCTGTCATGGGAAGCAGCACTACTTATCAAACCTGATGGTAGCATGGGAAAGGAAATGGACCCTGGCTCTTACATCAAAGTCAAATGCGTAGCATCTGGTACTCGCCGGCAAAG TGAGGTGATCAAGGGGTTAGTCTTCAAGAAGAACACTGCTCATAAGCACATGCCGACAAATTGCCACAATCCTAGGCTTCTACTTCTCAAAGGAGTTCTTGGGCATTCTGATATTGGTTTGTCATCATTTAGTTCAATGGATCAG GAAAAGGACCTGTTGGAGAGAGCTATTGGTAAAATGATGGAGATATGCAGTCCCAATGTTGTTCTGGTCGAGAAAACTGTTTCACGAAACATTCAAGAACTTCTTCTGAAAGAAGGTGTCACTCTAATTCTCGATATGAAACTCAACCGGCTACAAAGAATTGCACGCTGTACAGGCTCTCCCATAATTTCGTTTTCAGAAGTTTTGGATAAACCAAAGCTGAAGCAATGTGACTACTTTCATATCGAAAAATTTATCGAGGAGCACAACAACGCCAGTGAGGGTGGAAAGATGCCATCTAAAACATTAATGTTCTTGGAAGGCTTTCCACGTCCACTCGGTTGCACG atactGCTAAAAGGAGCAAACAGTGAAGAATTGAAGAAAGTCAAACAAGTAATGCATTTTACGGTCTTTGCAGCATATCACTTGATCCTTGAAACATCTTTCTTTGAAGATCAAAGGGTTTTTCTAAATGATAAAAGTACCCCCAAAGAAATTTCTGTTACTGCTACAGAAGGGGCATCACCAACTGCTTATGATGTTGCTGCTCTTAGTGGTGCTATCCCTAGCTTTCCTTCACATGGTGACCCTCCAGCACTTAGACTATTCCATGCCACTTCTAATAGCTATGCTGATGTGAACAAACCTTTGACATATCCAGAAAATGGGGATGCATTCAGTTCAGTATCCAGCAGCTCTGCAAATGACCTTGAACAAGGTACAAGTATCAGGCCCAATAATGCTGAGAGGTTAACATCACTAGTCCAAGGGCCACTAAGAAAACTGTTCACTGACATGTTACGTCACCAGAATATTTACTTACCTGTTACATCATTGCAAGAGGCAAATGATATTAGTAAGGAAGTCAGGGCTGAATCAAGTCAAGAAACTGTTATTAATGGTTTCCATAGGCCAGAGATAGAAGAGTCTGTGGTTTCAATTGAAAATGGAGATTCCATAAATGATGCCCAGAAACAAGAAATTGCTCAAGCAATAATGCCAAGAGGTTCTTCTGCAAATGATAAAGATGCAGAATCGTCTGTTATGGGAGACAATGGGGCACATAGTACAAGTATCATTATCAAAGAGAAATATGTCGATGATGATCAAGCTGATGATGCACTTGATTCTCACAGCATACTGATTTTGATGTCTAGCCAGTGCCCGGAAAAGCAGGTTATCTGTGAGCAAAGTCATTTAACCCGTATAAAATACTACGGGAGTTTTGATGTGTCCTTGGGCAGATATTTGCAAGATATTCTGCAGAATCAG AAACTGAGTTGCTCCTCATGTGGAGAGCCTCCAGAGTCGCACATGTACTCTTACACGCACCGCAATGGAAATTTGACCGTTCTAGTGAAACATCTGGTGCCCCAACACCATTTGCCTGGTGAATCTGAAGGAAAAGTATGGATGTGGACTAGGTGCTCAAGATGTGATCATGAACATGGGGTATCCAAACCAACTCCAAGAGTACTAATATCAGCTGAAGCGCGTAACCTCTCGTTTGGGAAATTCCTGGAACTCAGTTTTTCGAGCCACTCTGCAGCAAGAAGGTTATCTATATGTGGACATCTGGTCAACAGGGATTGCTTGCGTTTTTTTGG GCTGGGCTCTAAAGTTGCTATGTTTCGGTACTCATCTGTTGAGATCTACACTACCTGCAAACCACAACCTACTCTCCAGTTCGTCAACCCCATCAGACAGGATTGGTTTGAAGGACAAAGGAGGAAT GTTCATGCTAAAGGTATGGCGCTTTTCTCTGGGGTTGCAAGATTTCTACAGAACTTGAAGAATGAACATCCTGATGCAATAACGTTAGCAATCCATTGTGGCCTTGCATTCCCTGTTAAGGACTTCACTGAACTAGAAGAGTTGTTGATAAAAGAAAAGGCCCAGTTTGAG AGTTCTGTGGACAAGGCCACTGATCAAAATGGGGTACCAACCTCTTCTGTGCATGAACTGTTGAATATAAATTGGTACTATCAGGACCTTCTACTTGAGCTTTACATTTGGGACCGCCGTCTACATCAATTATTCTATTGTAAATCTGTCAAACTAGAAAGTGTTTCTAATTACAAGAATCTTGCTGATACTGTTGATGGGATCTGTGGTGATAAATTCGGTGTTGATAAGAAAATTGATGAATTTACATATGATGAAACTACGGCAGCTTTGGGGGTAGCCAGTACCACAGAACCTGCAAGTAACAAACTTGACCATCAATCAGGGGATGCTGCAGCATCCTTACTTGATGAAAGCCAGGAAGCTGGGCACTCAGAAATTCCTTGCAATGGAGGTAGTAAAGCTGAGAAATCTTCCATTGCTCATGGTCAAATAAAGGTAGATGGCACAACAAAAACCGGAAATGATCCTTGCTTCGAAATATCCAATGATAAGAAGGTCCAGGTCAATCTTACAGTAGCAGATCCAATATCTATGGAACAGGAGCGTTGTAGCACTCTCCAACAGTTCAAATATCCTTATTGGGATGACAGGGAAAGGTGGATTTGGAATTCAATTTCTGAGTCACAATTGGCTTACAGGAATGACATTCAAATTGGATATTTGGAAAAATTCGAACTCATTAACAATTATTTGCCACATTACCTTCCTCCCTTGTTTGAACAACATGATGATGCGGACTCTCCGCATTTCGCGGTAGGTCCTGGTGGTAATATTCTGTGCATAATGGAAGATGAGATATCCAGCATAATAGCTCGTGCTCTTGCCATATCTGACGAACGCCGCCATTTGATAGATTTAAAATTTGAGAATGGAATGGATTACTCCAAGGGAGAGCATGCTAAAGCAATGGAGAAATCCTATAGTTTTCTGTCTGAAAATTCTTTCACCTCATCACCATGGTCATCTACAGATTCTGAAGCAAGCTTGTCATCTctgtcttcattttcatcattttCATCTGATGACTTTTCTGGTTATGATAGCTCTTCTTTATTGTCCTCGATGCATCCAGAAATGACTGTGAACGGGAAAATAACTCTGAAAGGCAAATATTCAGTCACTGTTGTATATGACAATCAATTCTTTGCACTCCGAAAAAAGTGTTGCCCATCCGAGCTTGCATATATTACTTCCTTAAGCCGCTGCAAGAAGTGGAATGCTCAAGGTGGAAAGAGCAAGGCCTATTTTGCAAAGACAACAGATGACAGGTTCATCATAAAGCAAATCAAGAAAACAGAGTTCGATTCATTTATTAAATTTGCACCTGATTACTTTAGGCATGTTTACCATTCTCTGGACACTGGAAGCCAAACTTGCCTTGCCAAGATATTAGGAATATATCAG GTTAAGCAGATTAGACATGGCAAAGAGGTAAAGATCGACTTGATGGTGATGGAAAATCTTCTCTTTGGCCACAATATTTCACGAATTTATGATCTCAAAGGTGTTACTTTTTCGCGACGCGTCACTGACTCAAATGATCATGATACTGTTTACCTGGACCAAAATTATGTTGAGGACATGGGTTTTTCTCCAATCTATATTGGTGGAAGAACAAAGCATCTTTTGCAGCGTGCAATATGGAATGACACGTCTTTCCTCACT TCGGTGAATGTCATGGACTATTCTCTACTTGTCGGAGTGGACAAAGAGAAGCATGAACTTGTGTTTGGCATCATTGATTATCTGAGGCAATATACTTGGGACAAACAATTGGAAACATGGGTGAAGACTTCTCTGGTAGTACCCAAGAATGTTTCACCAACTGTAATTTCCCCCAAGGAATACAAAAAAAGGTTTAGGAAGTTCATGGCAAAGTACTTCCTGTCAGTTCCAGACACATGGAGCTCTGATAATTCATCTAATCCATGCAAATCCTTTGGTCAGAGCAATCACAAGTTAGCGGAAGTCCACAATGGTGATAGCCTGCTTCAGCACCCAAATGAAGCTGAGGGGTGTGTCTAA